The Trichosurus vulpecula isolate mTriVul1 chromosome 3, mTriVul1.pri, whole genome shotgun sequence genome includes a window with the following:
- the RPL13 gene encoding 60S ribosomal protein L13, with translation MAPSRNGMILKPHFHKDWQRRVATWFNQPARKIRRRKARQAKARRIAPRPASGPIRPIVRCPTVRYHTKVRAGRGFSLEELRVAGIHKKVARTIGISVDPRRRNKSTESLQANVQRLKEYRSKLILFPRKPSAPKKGDSSAEELKLATQLTGPVMPIRNVYKKEKARVITEDEKNFKAFASLRMARANARLFGIRAKRAKEAAEQDVEKKK, from the exons ATGGCGCCCAGCCGAAATGGCATGATTTTGAAGCCCCATTTCCACAAAGACTGGCAAAGACGAGTTGCCACATGGTTTAACCAGCCAGCTAGGAAGATAAGAAG GCGAAAGGCCCGTCAAGCAAAAGCCCGTCGAATTGCTCCTCGCCCTGCATCTGGTCCTATCCGGCCCATCGTGAGGTGCCCTACTGTCCGATACCACACCAAAGTACGTGCTGGTAGAGGATTCAGCTTGGAAGAGCTTCGG GTGGCTGGTATCCATAAAAAAGTGGCACGGACTATTGGTATTTCTGTGGACCCTCGTCGCCGGAATAAGTCTACAGAGTCTCTCCAGGCGAATGTGCAGCGGCTGAAAGAATATCGTTCCAAACTGATCCTCTTCCCAAGGAAACCATCTGCACCCAAGAAGGGAGATAGCTCT GCTGAAGAACTCAAGTTGGCAACCCAGCTTACAGGACCAGTTATGCCCATCAGAAAT GtctacaagaaagagaaagctcgCGTCATTACTGAAGATGAGAAGAATTTCAAGGCATTTGCTAGTCTTCGAATGGCCCGGGCCAATGCCCGTCTCTTTGGAATCCGGGCAAAACGAGCCAAGGAGGCTGCAGAGCAAGAtgtggagaagaaaaagtaa